A single window of Bacteroides sp. DNA harbors:
- a CDS encoding DUF559 domain-containing protein, giving the protein MDSNACPTFGGSANQRRVGGGQMKHQQIPYNPKLKEFARYLRKNSTLAEILLWNKIKGEALGVEFKRQVPIDEFIVDFFCHEFMLIIEVDGQSHDFKYEYDLQRQKKLEDLGFTIIRFADQLVKKDMSNVLRALEITIRKLKSQKSGVVEIEKTSPQPPPKGE; this is encoded by the coding sequence TTGGATAGCAACGCCTGTCCGACTTTTGGCGGATCCGCTAACCAGCGGAGGGTTGGGGGAGGTCAGATGAAGCACCAACAAATTCCATATAACCCAAAACTCAAGGAATTTGCAAGATATTTGCGAAAAAATAGTACACTTGCAGAAATTCTGCTTTGGAATAAAATCAAGGGAGAAGCACTTGGCGTTGAATTTAAAAGGCAGGTTCCAATTGATGAATTTATTGTTGATTTTTTCTGTCACGAGTTTATGTTGATCATTGAAGTGGATGGTCAAAGCCACGATTTCAAATACGAATACGACCTGCAAAGGCAAAAAAAGCTGGAAGACTTGGGGTTTACCATAATTCGTTTTGCAGATCAACTGGTTAAAAAAGATATGTCAAATGTTTTAAGAGCTTTGGAAATAACCATTAGGAAACTGAAATCTCAAAAATCTGGCGTGGTGGAAATTGAAAAAACCTCCCCCCAACCCCCTCCAAAGGGGGAGTAA